Genomic DNA from Gossypium hirsutum isolate 1008001.06 chromosome A01, Gossypium_hirsutum_v2.1, whole genome shotgun sequence:
tattacacatgttatatcatacattcacacacatggcacttagggtctaattgctagattagtccctttactaatctttaatctataattaaacttctataccgtatgcaatttagtcctttaaactaaattcaagctacttcacttaattaaacactaaataaccattcaactataattcataaatatttctaataaatattcatgaattaatttcatggaaacaatactcaagactcaatttccgataccgtaactttcggttcattacaattctctcccccttaataaatttcgtcctcgaaatttacctgaaaagagatgggggtattgagatctcatcgtttcttctggttcccatgtagcttcttcaacactgTGACTTCGCCATAGCACTTTTACTAAAGAAATACGTTTATTACGTAATTCTTTTGCCTCTTGTGGTAGAATctcaactggttcttcttcatacgATAAGTTAGGTTGAATCTCTACATTCTCGGTcataataacatgtgaaggatccgatcgatatcttcttagcatagaaacatggaagacatcgtgcatttTCTTTAGTTCAGGAGGTAAGGCCAATCGATACgctactggtccaattctctcaataactttgtaaggcccaataaaacgaggacttaattttcctttttgaccaaatcttagaattttcttccaaggtgaaacctttaaaaatactttatccccgaCTGAGTATTCAATATCCtgtcgtttcaaatctgcatacgatttctgtctatcaaaagcAGTTTTCAATCTTTCCCGAATTTTCTTAACTGTACTTTCCGTTTCTTGAACCAATTCAGGTccaatcatcttcttctcattcagTTCTGTCCAACATACGGGTGATCGGCATCTtcgtccatacaaagcctcatacggtgccatctgtatacttgactggaaactattattatatacaaattcgGCTAATGACAAATAATATTCCCAGTTAGACTCAAAATCAATCATACAGGCTCGAAGCGtatcttctaaaatttgtattacccgttcagattgaccatcagtctgtggatgaaaagctgtactaaagtgAAGTCGAGTACCGAAAGATTCATGTAATTGCTTCAAAAACCttgatgtaaaccttggatctctgtcagaaattattgattttggaataccatgtaatctaaTGATTTCCCGAACATAAACCTCAGCAAGTTTCTTTAACGACCAATCAGTTCTCACAGCTAAGAAATGAGCTGACTCCGTAAGTCGATCAACTATTgcccaaatagcattctttttactTGTAGACGTTGGTAATCCCGTCACAAAGTCCATCGttattcggtcccatttccattcaggaatattgataggttgaagtaatcctgatggaacttgatgttctgccttcactCGTTGACAAGTCAAACACTTTGCCACATATTCAGTTATATcctttttcattcccgaccaccaatacaattcacgCAAATCACGATACATTTTCATACCTCCAGGATGAAATGCAAAtagactattatgagcttctcgaagaattaactctttcaactcagaatTATCCGGAATGCAAAGTCGATTCTGAAATCTTAGACAACCATTtccatcaatgctaaaattttctgTTGTACCATTCTGAatcatctctcttttctttaACAACTTATCATCTTCTAACTGTGCTGATCTGATTCGATCAAACATTACTGGCTTTATTCTTAATTCAGTCAAAAGACTTCCATCTTCAGTGATACTAAGTTGTGCAAACATTGCTCGTAATTCAATCGCAGCTTTTCTACTCAGTGCGTCGGCTACTACATTAGCCTTCCCTGGATGATAGTCTATGACACAATCATAGTATTTCAGAAGCTCTATCCAACacctttgtctcagattcaattctttttgcgaaagcagatacttcaaacttttatgatccgtataaacatagcacttttcaccataaagatagtgcctccaaatcttcaaggcaaaaattacagctgctaattctaaatcatgagttggatagttgcgttcatgcggtttcagttgccgtgaagcataagcaatgactttcccGTTCTGCATCAGTATACATCCCAGTCcactcaatgaagcatcactgtacactacaaaatctctttctaattctGGTAAAGTCAACATCAGTGCCTCTGTTAACATTCGTTTTAATgcttcaaaacttttctgacattgctCATTCCAAACAAATGGAATATTCTTCTGTAGTAGCTTGGTCATCGGTAAGGCTATCTTTGAAAATCCGTTGACGAATCTTCGATAGTAACCAGCCAATCCGAGAAAACTTCgtacctctgatacattcttAGGAACTTTCCATAGAATAactgcttcaatcttctttggatccactctaattccatcCGCTGATACGACATGACCAAGAAACACAACttctgataaccagaattcacacttgctcaatTTTCCATACAATTGCTTTTCTCGTAGTATTTGCAAAATAATCCGGAGATGTTGCTCATGGTCTTTTTCTGACTtggaatacaccaaaatatcgtcgataaaaactattacgaactgatccaagtatggctgaaaaatctgattcataagatccataaaagcagcaggggcatttgtcagtccaaatggcattactaagaattcataatgcccatacctcgtaCGGAGTGCCGTCTTCAATATGTCGCactcttttactttcaactgatagtatcccaacctcagatcaatctttgaaaataagaaagctcctttcagttgatcaaacaaatcatctattcggggaagtggatacttgttcttgacagtcaatttgttgagttgtcgataatcaatgcacaaccgcatcgacccatctttcttcttaacaaataacattggAGCTCCCCATGGTGATGTACTAGGTCGTATAAAACCTCTGTCCAATaagtcttgcaactgtacttttaattcctttagctcagtaggtgccatacggtacggaggtATCGATACCGGATCTGTACCTGGGTAGACTTCAATCACAAATTCTACCTTTCGATCAgggggtaatccaggtaattcctcagGGAATACATCAAAAAATTCACATACAGTCTGAATTTTACTACACTGACTTTCAACTGAATCCGAATTAATCACATATGCTAAGAAAGCATTACAACCTCGATGAAGAAGCTTGCTAGCTTTAATGGCCGAAACAATACGAATTGATCCACTAGTccgaataccatttacttcaatcgTATCTTCACTTTCATTCTGAACAATAAACTTCTTCTTATAACAGTCTAAAATCACTTCATGTTCTaataaccagtccattcccaaaataacatcaaagtcGCCAAATGGCATAATCATCAGATCAACAGGGAATATTCTATCTTGAATCATTAACGAACATCTTCGACATATATGGTTCACTAAAGTAGTTTGTCCCAGTGGACTAGACACTTCTATCATAACTTTAGACAATTCAGACTCTAATTTTTTGTCTCAACTACTTTCGTATTAACATATGAATGTGATGacccagggtctattaaagcataaacGGGTGCTGAATTCAATAAGAATATACCTGTCACCACATCGTGAGCATCTTTCTCTTCTCGAGTCCTCACAACATACGCTCGAgctggagctctagcttcagattgTTGTGTAGCACTCTCACTAGTTCTTCTAGTACCACCTCTACCAAACGAACTACTTCGGCCTGATCCCCGGCCTCTGGAAGCAAATTCAGATCTTTGCACTACTGTCGGTGTTGTTCCAGATATCTTTggacaatctttaataaagtgatcgGTAGCTCCACAACGGAAACAACTTCCAGTCAACTTTCTACATTCCTCTTTGTGTCGGTTTCCACAATGCTCACATATTGGAACTTCAGTATTCTGAACTGGACT
This window encodes:
- the LOC121209366 gene encoding uncharacterized protein, giving the protein MIQDRIFPVDLMIMPFGDFDVILGMDWLLEHEVILDCYKKKFIVQNESEDTIEVNGIRTSGSIRIVSAIKASKLLHRGCNAFLAYVINSDSVESQCSKIQTVCEFFDVFPEELPGLPPDRKVEFVIEVYPEVVFLGHVVSADGIRVDPKKIEAVILWKVPKNVSEVRSFLGLAGYYRRFVNGFSKIALPMTKLLQKNIPFVWNEQCQKSFEALKRMLTEALMLTLPELERDFVVYSDASLSGLGYYHPGKANVVADALSRKAAIELRAMFAQLSITEDGSLLTELRIKPVMFDRIRSAQLEDDKLLKKREMIQNGTTENFSIDGNGCLRFQNRLCIPDNSELKELILREAHNSLFAFHPGELNEKKMIGPELVQETESTVKKIRERLKTAFDRQKSYADLKRQDIEYSVGDKSTDVRNVVACVNSRLPPELSPQFTAA